The Chryseobacterium geocarposphaerae genome has a window encoding:
- a CDS encoding NADP-dependent malic enzyme, whose amino-acid sequence MSSKNNRDEKNFNQAALDYHKTEPKGKIEVIPSKPHSSQRDLSLAYSPGVAVPCMEIHEKPETVYDYTGKGNLVAVISNGTAVLGLGDIGAEASKPVMEGKGLLFKIFADINVFDIEIDEKDPDKFIDIVKGIAPTFGGINLEDIKAPEAFYIEQRLKEELDIPLMHDDQHGTAIISAAALINSLQIANKKIEEVKMVVNGAGAAAIACTNLYISLGLKKENVLMCDSKGVINHKRENLTPEKLDFIANTDIETLEDAVKGSDVFVGLSKGNVMTPEMLLSMNENPIVFALANPDPEIAYDLALETRKDVIMATGRSDYPNQVNNVLGFPYIFRGALDVQAKGINEEMKLAAVHAIANLAKEPVPEAVILAYNVQNLQFGREYFIPKPFDNRLITKVSSAVAKAAIDSGVARKTISDFEEYEHHLLDRMGRDEKLVRMMQSRAKANPKRITLGNAEEYNVLKAAQILYEEGIAFPSLLGNKKYIQEQMERYGISLDVPIIDPSDDDQKENRKKYRETLWKLRQRKGMNEYKAKRFVRQRDYFGPLMLKHGDTDGLIIGFSKNYTSVLRPVLEIIEKEKGVDKVAAMMMILSEKKPIFFADTSINQNPTAEDLVNIAKMAEFTVKSFAIEPRIAMLGFENFAAISDTSKKVAKAVSILHEKYPKMIVDGEIQPDFAMNSDHLSDYPFSKLETTPANTFIFPNLESANLSYKIIRGMKVAQVIGPILMGLKQPVHVLQMRSSVDEIVNLATVAVLDAQRREKKDKK is encoded by the coding sequence ATGTCAAGTAAAAATAACCGCGACGAGAAGAACTTTAACCAGGCCGCGTTAGACTATCATAAAACAGAACCTAAAGGAAAAATCGAAGTTATTCCTTCAAAACCGCACTCATCTCAGAGAGATTTGTCATTGGCATATTCACCGGGGGTTGCAGTTCCTTGTATGGAAATTCATGAAAAGCCGGAAACAGTTTATGATTATACAGGAAAAGGAAATCTGGTAGCTGTTATTTCTAATGGTACTGCTGTTTTGGGATTAGGTGATATTGGAGCAGAAGCTTCGAAGCCTGTAATGGAAGGAAAAGGTCTTTTATTCAAGATTTTTGCAGATATTAATGTATTTGATATTGAAATCGATGAAAAAGATCCGGATAAATTTATTGATATTGTAAAAGGGATTGCGCCAACTTTTGGAGGAATCAACCTTGAAGATATTAAAGCTCCTGAAGCTTTTTATATTGAACAAAGGCTGAAAGAAGAACTGGATATTCCTTTAATGCACGATGACCAGCACGGAACAGCAATTATTTCTGCGGCAGCATTAATCAATTCTTTGCAAATCGCCAACAAAAAAATCGAAGAAGTAAAAATGGTGGTAAACGGAGCAGGAGCGGCAGCAATTGCTTGTACCAACCTGTACATTTCTTTGGGATTGAAGAAAGAAAATGTATTGATGTGCGACAGTAAAGGAGTTATTAATCATAAAAGAGAAAATCTTACTCCTGAAAAATTAGATTTTATCGCTAATACAGATATTGAAACATTGGAAGATGCCGTAAAAGGTTCCGATGTTTTTGTAGGGCTGTCAAAAGGAAATGTAATGACTCCTGAAATGCTGTTGAGCATGAACGAAAATCCTATTGTTTTCGCTTTGGCAAACCCAGATCCGGAAATTGCTTACGATCTGGCGCTTGAAACCCGTAAAGATGTGATCATGGCGACAGGTAGAAGTGATTATCCTAATCAGGTTAATAACGTTCTTGGTTTCCCATATATTTTCCGTGGCGCATTAGATGTTCAGGCAAAAGGAATTAATGAAGAAATGAAGTTAGCAGCTGTTCATGCGATTGCTAATCTGGCGAAAGAACCGGTTCCTGAAGCTGTAATTTTGGCTTATAATGTTCAGAATTTACAATTTGGAAGAGAATATTTTATTCCGAAGCCATTTGATAACAGATTGATTACAAAAGTATCGAGTGCGGTAGCTAAAGCTGCAATTGATAGCGGTGTGGCAAGAAAAACAATTAGCGATTTCGAAGAATATGAACATCACCTTCTCGACAGAATGGGAAGAGATGAGAAATTGGTAAGAATGATGCAGAGCCGTGCTAAAGCCAATCCGAAGAGAATTACTTTAGGAAATGCTGAAGAATATAATGTATTAAAAGCTGCTCAGATTCTTTATGAAGAAGGAATTGCGTTTCCAAGCCTTTTAGGAAACAAAAAGTATATTCAGGAACAGATGGAGCGTTACGGAATCAGTCTTGATGTTCCGATTATAGATCCAAGTGATGATGATCAGAAAGAAAACAGAAAGAAATACAGAGAAACACTTTGGAAGCTTCGTCAAAGAAAAGGAATGAACGAGTATAAAGCCAAAAGATTCGTTCGCCAGAGAGATTATTTTGGTCCCTTAATGCTGAAGCATGGAGATACAGACGGATTGATTATCGGTTTCTCTAAAAATTATACTTCAGTATTAAGACCGGTTTTAGAGATTATTGAAAAGGAGAAAGGAGTAGATAAAGTAGCGGCAATGATGATGATCTTATCTGAGAAAAAGCCGATTTTCTTTGCAGATACCTCGATTAATCAAAATCCTACAGCAGAAGATCTTGTAAATATTGCTAAAATGGCTGAATTTACGGTGAAATCTTTCGCTATCGAACCGAGAATTGCCATGCTTGGATTTGAAAACTTTGCAGCAATTTCCGATACGTCTAAAAAAGTAGCAAAAGCAGTAAGCATCCTTCATGAGAAATATCCTAAAATGATTGTAGACGGAGAAATTCAGCCGGATTTTGCCATGAATTCAGATCATTTGAGCGACTATCCTTTCTCGAAACTGGAAACAACTCCTGCCAATACTTTTATCTTCCCGAATCTTGAATCTGCAAATTTATCTTACAAAATTATCAGAGGAATGAAAGTGGCACAAGTGATTGGGCCAATCCTGATGGGTCTGAAACAGCCTGTTCACGTTTTGCAAATGCGTTCGAGCGTAGACGAAATTGTAAACCTGGCTACTGTTGCAGTTCTTGATGCTCAAAGAAGAGAAAAAAAGGATAAAAAATAA
- a CDS encoding ATPase: protein MVAIVDSGSTKSDWVILDDFKNVFLKTETIGFNPNFISKELIVPEIEKNTSLTSVKNSITRIFFYGSGCGVRQNCITIEEEVGRVFTNAEIIVKEDLTAAAYAAYNGKPTIVCILGTGSNSCYFDGENLKIKLPSLGYLVGDEGSGSAIGKQLVRRFFMQKLPDDLSCEFEKTYKLTVDETLKNMYHTPRPNAYLANFNKFVVERKDHSYFQKMVFDEMMNFFDYQVIPYEESKEAEINFIGSIAYYYENILRSVAAELHLNVGRIVQKPIESLVDYHIKYIL from the coding sequence ATGGTTGCTATTGTTGATAGTGGTTCAACTAAATCTGATTGGGTAATTCTGGATGACTTCAAAAATGTTTTCTTAAAGACCGAAACCATTGGTTTTAACCCCAATTTTATCAGCAAAGAGCTTATAGTCCCCGAAATTGAGAAAAATACAAGCTTAACATCGGTTAAAAACTCTATTACCAGGATCTTTTTTTATGGTTCTGGCTGTGGCGTGAGACAAAACTGCATAACGATTGAAGAAGAAGTGGGGAGAGTTTTCACCAATGCAGAGATTATTGTAAAAGAAGATCTTACTGCTGCGGCGTATGCTGCGTATAACGGTAAGCCAACCATTGTTTGTATTTTGGGAACAGGTTCCAATTCTTGTTATTTTGACGGAGAAAATTTAAAAATAAAGCTTCCTTCACTGGGGTATCTTGTTGGTGACGAAGGAAGCGGAAGTGCCATCGGGAAACAACTGGTGCGAAGATTCTTTATGCAAAAACTTCCTGATGATCTGTCTTGCGAGTTTGAAAAAACGTATAAGCTTACTGTGGATGAAACATTGAAAAATATGTATCATACACCAAGACCCAATGCTTATTTAGCAAATTTCAATAAATTTGTTGTAGAAAGAAAGGACCATTCTTACTTTCAGAAAATGGTTTTCGATGAAATGATGAATTTTTTCGATTATCAGGTTATTCCCTATGAGGAATCCAAAGAAGCTGAAATCAATTTTATTGGTTCTATAGCTTATTATTATGAAAATATTCTACGCTCTGTTGCTGCAGAGCTTCATTTAAATGTGGGACGCATCGTTCAGAAGCCTATCGAGAGTTTGGTAGATTACCACATTAAATATATACTTTAA
- a CDS encoding GtrA family protein, with amino-acid sequence MKELLLRQKQILFFIIAGGLSAVVEIGSFKIFSIQLPRMLPQETNFHGIHYPLSNILSTSCGIITNYFLSIWFVFERGKHSKKKEFAYFMIVSFISTLLSLSFFQFFYSFIFKDNISLVFYTLSPEVISKIAAILLVSVLNYSIKKKVIFNG; translated from the coding sequence ATGAAAGAGTTACTACTACGTCAAAAACAAATTTTATTCTTCATCATAGCCGGAGGACTCAGTGCTGTTGTTGAGATTGGAAGTTTTAAAATTTTCAGTATTCAACTTCCCAGAATGCTTCCCCAGGAAACTAACTTTCATGGCATCCATTATCCTTTAAGTAATATATTATCTACAAGCTGTGGTATTATTACCAATTATTTCCTGAGCATCTGGTTTGTTTTTGAAAGAGGTAAACATTCAAAAAAGAAGGAATTCGCCTATTTTATGATTGTGTCTTTTATTTCAACCTTACTAAGTCTTAGTTTTTTCCAGTTTTTTTACAGCTTCATTTTCAAAGACAATATCAGTTTAGTTTTTTATACACTAAGTCCCGAAGTAATTAGTAAAATAGCTGCAATCTTATTAGTTTCGGTACTCAATTATTCAATAAAGAAAAAAGTAATTTTTAACGGATAA
- a CDS encoding lysophospholipid acyltransferase family protein, translating into MGKILNYLWRFWLLLLAFFLTIIFGIPVYILSFSKKHYKYAYTWIRFWSYGMFYGMGLRHEITKLSDLQLEKGKQYVIISNHTSIMDIMLTCILFPHHPICFVGKKELVKIPIFGTIYKRICVMVDRSSARSRADVYRRCAEKMEEGCSIVIFPEGGVPDDTSIILDEFKDGAFTLSSKHNSPIVIHTFIGLKEIFPFDNSKGYPGKVKVFYNGILAPSDSPKNLKLSAFETIKKTLVKYS; encoded by the coding sequence GTGGGAAAGATTTTAAATTATCTCTGGAGATTTTGGCTTTTGCTTCTGGCGTTTTTTTTAACGATAATTTTCGGAATACCCGTTTATATTTTATCTTTCAGTAAAAAGCATTATAAATATGCCTATACATGGATCCGATTCTGGAGCTACGGAATGTTCTACGGAATGGGATTAAGGCATGAAATCACAAAGCTTTCTGATCTGCAGCTTGAAAAAGGAAAGCAGTATGTTATTATTTCCAATCATACTTCTATTATGGACATAATGCTTACCTGCATTTTGTTCCCCCATCATCCAATCTGCTTTGTTGGAAAAAAAGAGCTGGTAAAAATTCCTATTTTCGGAACAATCTATAAAAGAATCTGTGTAATGGTCGACCGAAGCAGTGCAAGAAGCCGTGCAGATGTCTATAGAAGGTGTGCTGAAAAAATGGAGGAAGGCTGCAGCATCGTTATCTTTCCTGAAGGAGGAGTTCCTGATGATACCTCTATTATTTTAGACGAGTTTAAAGACGGAGCATTCACCTTGTCATCCAAACACAATTCGCCTATTGTTATTCATACCTTCATTGGTTTAAAAGAAATTTTCCCTTTTGATAACTCCAAAGGCTATCCCGGAAAAGTAAAGGTTTTTTACAATGGTATTTTAGCCCCTTCGGATTCTCCGAAAAATTTAAAATTGTCAGCTTTTGAGACAATAAAAAAAACTTTAGTTAAATACTCTTAA
- a CDS encoding MFS transporter → MSNYSKQTNWGQFIPLVTVFFFWGFVAASNDILIPVFKKAFNLSQTESMLVQICFYVAYTVGSLIYMFISKGLKQDLINRIGYKNGLITGLLISAVGTLLFYPAANMGSFPLMISGLFIVGLGFSLQQIVANPLAIEVGPVETGSQRLTMAGGINNFGTTIGPLIVSFAIFGSATAANTEVSVESVKIPYLILGVAFVLVAIMLKFSSLPTITPTNVENTDDSTPGEHRKSALQYPQLIMGMIAIFVYVGVEVSTASNLPAYMEKDLNFATKDVAPYISLYWASMMIGRWTGAVDAFDFSAGFKKILRFLAPYLAFGVFLLVNAIAKHDLTPFYVYGLIIIVMIICDVMSKGNPARMLLIFSSAGIAALLIGMLTKGMVSVYAFTSVGLFCSTLWPCIFALAINGLGKHTNQGSGLLIMMIMGGGIVSLIQGYIADLTTIHMSYIVGVICFAYLAFYAIRVSGILKSQGIDLDKLTKGSGH, encoded by the coding sequence ATGTCAAACTATTCTAAACAAACTAACTGGGGACAGTTTATTCCGTTAGTTACTGTATTTTTTTTCTGGGGTTTTGTTGCAGCCAGTAATGATATCCTAATCCCGGTTTTCAAAAAGGCATTTAATTTATCCCAAACCGAAAGTATGCTCGTTCAAATTTGTTTCTACGTTGCATATACGGTAGGTTCATTAATTTATATGTTTATTTCGAAAGGGCTGAAACAAGACTTGATCAATAGGATCGGTTATAAAAACGGTTTGATTACCGGATTATTAATTTCAGCTGTGGGAACCTTATTATTTTATCCGGCTGCCAATATGGGATCTTTCCCTTTAATGATCTCAGGATTATTTATTGTAGGTTTAGGATTTTCGTTACAACAAATTGTAGCCAACCCTCTTGCTATTGAAGTAGGACCTGTAGAAACAGGATCTCAAAGATTAACAATGGCAGGTGGGATCAATAATTTCGGAACAACCATCGGTCCTCTAATTGTTTCTTTTGCTATTTTCGGATCTGCTACTGCTGCTAATACTGAAGTAAGTGTAGAAAGTGTAAAAATTCCTTATCTTATTTTAGGAGTGGCATTTGTTTTAGTGGCTATCATGTTGAAATTTTCTTCACTACCAACTATAACACCGACTAATGTTGAGAACACAGATGATTCTACCCCTGGAGAACACAGAAAATCTGCACTTCAGTATCCCCAGCTTATTATGGGGATGATCGCGATCTTTGTTTATGTAGGAGTGGAGGTATCTACGGCTAGTAATTTGCCGGCATATATGGAAAAAGATCTAAATTTTGCAACAAAAGACGTAGCACCTTATATTTCTCTTTACTGGGCTTCTATGATGATCGGACGTTGGACAGGAGCTGTTGACGCTTTCGATTTCAGCGCGGGATTTAAAAAGATTTTAAGATTCTTAGCTCCTTATTTAGCTTTCGGAGTATTCTTATTAGTGAATGCCATTGCCAAGCATGATCTTACACCTTTCTATGTTTATGGTTTAATTATTATTGTAATGATTATTTGTGACGTAATGAGTAAAGGAAATCCTGCAAGAATGCTGCTTATTTTTTCATCTGCAGGAATTGCAGCTTTATTGATAGGGATGCTTACAAAAGGAATGGTTTCTGTTTATGCATTTACGAGCGTAGGTTTATTCTGTTCTACATTGTGGCCTTGTATTTTTGCGCTTGCTATCAATGGTCTTGGAAAACATACCAACCAGGGTTCAGGTTTATTGATCATGATGATTATGGGAGGCGGAATTGTTAGTCTTATTCAGGGATATATTGCAGACCTAACAACAATACATATGAGTTATATAGTAGGTGTTATTTGTTTTGCTTATTTAGCTTTCTACGCAATCCGTGTAAGTGGTATTTTAAAATCTCAAGGTATAGATCTTGATAAACTCACAAAAGGAAGTGGTCATTAA
- a CDS encoding DUF3810 domain-containing protein, giving the protein MISFFERLFEIQKKTHQHLFSWLPFSLGDILYILLGIFILYSIIKLFKKKDRNTTIIRFLLIINILYFCYQLFWGMLYFQTPILHKLSSQKEPDISKAKVLALQYLEKCKASRKMVREDKNGVFIISDLNAVQTEILLRQKTIPQYISSKKASLVNSFKPSLFKNVMSFTGILGYYNPFTAEAQYNSELPATLIPFTSAHESSHQLGFAREQEANFIGYLIGISSTNSDLRYSTEYFTLKSLLRFIIEEDPDFVKSIQKNYSEGMKRDRAFEKAFMLKHQSWLDDFFGFTNNLFLKSNQQEGSITYSYFIDLLLNYEK; this is encoded by the coding sequence ATGATTTCATTTTTTGAAAGACTTTTTGAAATACAAAAAAAAACGCATCAACATCTTTTTTCATGGCTGCCTTTTTCTTTGGGTGATATACTGTATATACTTTTAGGAATTTTTATTCTATATTCCATCATTAAGCTCTTTAAAAAGAAAGACAGGAATACAACCATCATTAGATTTCTTTTGATCATTAATATCCTTTATTTCTGTTACCAGCTATTTTGGGGAATGTTATATTTTCAAACCCCAATTCTCCACAAGCTTTCAAGTCAGAAAGAACCCGATATCAGTAAAGCAAAAGTATTGGCTCTTCAATATCTCGAAAAATGTAAAGCAAGCAGAAAGATGGTACGTGAAGATAAAAACGGAGTCTTCATTATTTCCGATCTCAATGCTGTTCAAACTGAAATCCTTTTGAGACAAAAGACAATCCCTCAATATATTTCCTCTAAAAAGGCTTCTCTTGTTAATTCATTTAAGCCAAGTCTTTTTAAAAATGTCATGAGCTTTACCGGCATATTGGGATACTATAATCCTTTCACAGCAGAGGCTCAATACAACTCAGAACTTCCTGCCACATTAATTCCTTTTACTTCCGCCCACGAAAGCTCCCATCAATTAGGCTTTGCCAGGGAACAGGAAGCTAATTTTATCGGTTATTTGATAGGGATTAGCTCAACAAATTCCGACCTGCGTTACAGTACCGAATACTTCACTTTAAAAAGCCTTTTAAGGTTCATAATCGAAGAAGACCCTGATTTTGTAAAATCAATACAAAAAAACTATTCTGAAGGAATGAAAAGAGACCGGGCATTTGAAAAGGCATTCATGCTGAAACATCAAAGCTGGCTGGATGATTTCTTTGGATTTACCAATAATTTGTTTCTTAAAAGTAACCAGCAGGAGGGTTCTATCACCTATTCTTATTTTATCGACCTACTATTGAATTACGAGAAATAG
- a CDS encoding TlpA family protein disulfide reductase — protein sequence MKKILLLSGMITALSIHAQFSVTIQAPEGFKEQDAILYTLNGSKDIIVTKEQKKNNVWTFKYPKAYSGMMKAYFPNTNNTVTFISENKDVNIKLEADGAKVKDIIYLDDANALMSSIQELSQKKEVILPALSQIKEYYKDNTDFGKALKTEIGRLSGNDIENVSKFPFVSYYNTNYNKYLSAQNTKKVSQDDIINFIDKSNDMLETSSLLRPLLVAYLNNGGNTNVTASVDKLLDRLKVETPRGQTVLSELIDIFDVYDMSEFKNKYLSLAKNLKCTITDRLASTIKSNANVELGAVFPNYKFQSPVNTDAKSIHDVKADKKIIIFWSSTCSHCESELPQLLAKYKELQAKKVQVIGLSLDTDKSSYTSKIAAFPWINDSELKGWNSSYSETYNIHATPTYFILDANNKIISKPEHVGNVLEYFNAK from the coding sequence ATGAAAAAGATACTTTTATTGTCTGGGATGATTACCGCATTATCCATCCATGCTCAGTTTTCAGTGACTATTCAAGCACCGGAAGGATTCAAAGAACAGGATGCTATTTTATACACACTTAACGGATCTAAGGACATTATTGTTACAAAAGAGCAGAAAAAAAATAATGTATGGACATTTAAGTATCCAAAAGCCTATTCTGGGATGATGAAGGCTTATTTTCCTAATACCAATAATACAGTCACTTTTATTTCTGAGAATAAAGATGTGAACATTAAACTTGAAGCAGATGGCGCCAAAGTGAAGGATATCATTTATCTTGATGATGCTAATGCTTTAATGAGTAGTATTCAGGAATTATCCCAAAAGAAAGAAGTTATACTGCCTGCTTTATCCCAAATCAAAGAATATTATAAAGATAATACTGATTTTGGAAAAGCGTTAAAAACCGAGATAGGAAGACTTTCGGGAAATGATATTGAGAATGTGTCAAAATTTCCTTTTGTAAGCTATTATAATACAAATTATAACAAATATTTATCTGCTCAAAATACTAAAAAAGTTTCCCAGGATGATATTATTAATTTTATAGATAAATCGAATGATATGCTGGAAACTTCCTCTCTGTTGAGACCATTATTGGTAGCTTATTTAAATAACGGAGGGAATACGAATGTTACAGCATCCGTAGATAAATTATTAGACAGATTAAAGGTGGAAACACCTCGTGGACAAACCGTTTTATCAGAGCTGATTGACATCTTTGATGTATATGATATGTCTGAGTTTAAAAATAAGTATTTAAGTCTTGCAAAAAACCTCAAGTGTACCATTACAGACAGGTTGGCTTCTACCATAAAATCAAATGCAAATGTAGAATTAGGAGCTGTTTTTCCTAATTATAAATTTCAGTCTCCGGTCAATACAGACGCAAAGTCAATCCATGATGTAAAGGCAGATAAAAAGATTATTATTTTCTGGTCATCCACATGTTCACATTGTGAAAGTGAGCTTCCGCAACTGCTTGCAAAATATAAAGAATTACAGGCTAAAAAGGTGCAGGTTATTGGACTGTCTTTAGATACTGATAAAAGCTCATATACGAGTAAAATAGCGGCATTCCCATGGATCAACGATTCAGAATTGAAAGGATGGAACAGCTCTTACTCGGAAACTTACAACATTCATGCTACACCAACGTATTTTATTTTAGATGCTAACAATAAGATTATCAGTAAGCCAGAGCACGTGGGAAATGTTTTAGAATATTTTAATGCAAAATAA
- a CDS encoding signal peptidase produces the protein MKKSILRLLSFTYLLFSGLLFAENEVPTPPTARPGGTGGDTGTPGAQASPIDMYVYVLAIVAILTIVYFAKKYKSQKI, from the coding sequence ATGAAAAAAAGTATATTACGTTTACTAAGTTTTACATATTTGTTATTTAGTGGATTATTGTTCGCTGAAAATGAAGTTCCCACTCCCCCTACAGCCAGACCTGGAGGAACTGGAGGTGACACTGGAACACCGGGAGCCCAGGCATCTCCAATCGATATGTATGTTTATGTGTTAGCGATAGTTGCAATTCTGACAATTGTTTACTTTGCTAAAAAATATAAAAGCCAAAAAATATAA
- a CDS encoding T9SS type A sorting domain-containing protein, which yields MKKNLLTIALLATMCSVQAQLLHVDNSANVYVSQGTLVYSGGGVQTKGTGTVENHGNFMIQGAATDVFRNLDASGTEIITGNTGGSFVNKLNQAGNFALRNTAPLGDQTVPLSTLNYTYGQLYISGIPQNNITGVVNQEFTSVNHGAYQQIGLPFWGKDFSTLSELGKTFNTTRWSQNEALVWNNALTVFDNLPSTTLGTTARPAYSYYILGGGGTGSAWANNGLATTRTVIGKPVSDLDNSQVTLSGAGSTVNYGAGGSAVNGYNEKYNTYLGDYFAYSRNNVWDGSDFGKNLYFFGNPYLTNLDLNNLITPGDPDFISNLYGIRFEPTAGGTTYVAGSGGSAISFKFVTRSGNIWVGDTEYLNVRPFGSFVIKLNDNTASPAPTLNFANLRRFNYHSRAAGTTYSPTANKNGTNNTTGSVKQLAVVGLDSNGKELARTYYVVSPSSINGHSVNATSQVGNSNTYDLGTYEEDAVNGGYDPNYQNSYWLYINEANDSFVGKNIKMVRYTSNISSFQFFIKENGSALPNGVHDLSTGIGFYFKGPNGVLQPISQGQTIAATGNAEQEYDLYYGLPSSVLGSSEVANAPSRTVVAYSPAIDDYIVKFDPKWKKATIQVFDMSGKLVVSEKNVDAASDFTIRLQKKLKTVYVVKIVSDKGETVQTKIER from the coding sequence ATGAAAAAAAATTTATTAACTATAGCACTTTTGGCTACGATGTGTTCTGTTCAGGCGCAGCTACTACATGTCGATAATTCAGCTAATGTTTACGTAAGTCAAGGTACCTTGGTCTATAGTGGAGGTGGAGTACAAACAAAAGGTACTGGAACCGTTGAAAACCACGGGAATTTTATGATTCAAGGAGCAGCAACTGATGTTTTCAGAAATTTAGATGCATCAGGTACTGAAATTATTACAGGAAATACTGGGGGCTCTTTTGTTAATAAACTTAATCAGGCAGGTAACTTTGCATTACGTAATACTGCCCCTTTAGGAGATCAAACTGTTCCACTCTCAACTCTGAACTATACTTATGGCCAGCTTTATATTTCTGGTATTCCACAAAACAACATCACTGGTGTTGTAAATCAGGAGTTTACATCTGTTAATCATGGTGCATATCAGCAAATCGGGCTTCCTTTTTGGGGAAAAGATTTCTCTACGCTGTCAGAATTAGGAAAAACATTTAATACAACAAGATGGAGCCAAAATGAGGCGCTTGTTTGGAATAATGCTTTAACAGTATTTGATAATTTACCTTCAACAACACTAGGAACCACTGCCCGTCCGGCTTATTCATATTATATCTTAGGTGGAGGAGGCACCGGTTCAGCATGGGCTAATAATGGTCTGGCTACTACTAGAACAGTAATCGGGAAGCCGGTATCTGACCTAGATAACTCCCAGGTAACCTTATCAGGAGCCGGCTCTACGGTAAACTATGGAGCAGGAGGTAGTGCTGTTAATGGTTATAATGAAAAGTATAATACTTATCTGGGCGATTATTTTGCCTATTCAAGAAATAATGTTTGGGATGGTTCAGATTTCGGAAAAAATCTTTATTTCTTCGGTAATCCATATCTGACTAACTTAGACTTGAACAACCTTATAACTCCGGGAGATCCCGATTTTATAAGTAATTTATACGGAATAAGATTTGAGCCTACAGCCGGAGGAACAACCTACGTAGCAGGTTCCGGAGGTAGTGCAATCAGTTTTAAATTTGTTACCAGATCGGGTAATATTTGGGTGGGTGATACGGAATATTTAAATGTAAGACCTTTTGGTTCTTTCGTCATTAAATTGAACGATAATACGGCTAGTCCGGCCCCAACTTTAAATTTTGCAAACCTGAGAAGATTTAACTATCATTCCAGAGCAGCAGGAACAACTTATTCACCTACTGCAAATAAAAATGGAACAAACAATACTACAGGAAGTGTTAAACAGTTAGCGGTAGTAGGGTTGGATTCTAATGGAAAAGAGCTGGCGAGAACTTATTATGTAGTTTCTCCTTCCTCTATTAACGGACACTCTGTTAATGCAACATCTCAAGTTGGTAATAGCAACACCTACGATTTAGGTACTTATGAAGAAGATGCTGTAAATGGAGGATACGATCCAAACTATCAGAACAGTTACTGGCTATACATTAACGAAGCCAATGATAGTTTCGTAGGGAAAAATATTAAGATGGTAAGATATACTTCTAATATATCTTCATTTCAATTTTTTATAAAAGAAAATGGAAGTGCACTTCCTAATGGCGTGCATGATCTATCTACTGGTATTGGTTTCTATTTTAAAGGACCGAATGGAGTTTTACAACCAATTAGTCAAGGTCAGACTATAGCTGCAACAGGTAATGCAGAGCAGGAATATGACTTATATTACGGTCTGCCTTCTTCTGTACTAGGCTCTTCCGAAGTAGCAAATGCTCCTTCAAGAACTGTTGTTGCATATAGCCCTGCAATTGATGATTATATTGTGAAATTTGATCCTAAATGGAAAAAAGCTACAATTCAGGTATTTGATATGAGTGGGAAATTAGTGGTTTCTGAAAAAAATGTTGATGCTGCATCTGATTTTACAATTAGATTACAGAAAAAGTTAAAAACTGTTTATGTAGTTAAAATTGTTTCAGATAAAGGAGAAACAGTACAAACTAAAATTGAAAGATAA